One window from the genome of Cryptomeria japonica chromosome 6, Sugi_1.0, whole genome shotgun sequence encodes:
- the LOC131079418 gene encoding uncharacterized protein LOC131079418 → MPEEAGLEMTAAATTGGAAAASVLSSEDAAATALCDHIRKKGFQSHIFSDITISFLSKDYPLHKIVLSQSSYFLSLLAGPWKEHGKAKIQLQIDDSNVTAQGLEIALAYLYGVTPVLNEQNVVAVLAAGCFLCLDNLCDMSVHFIVGDLRVETFLTYQTLSERHCYGKHVETVRAACWSFLCSHAARELLHVLPKLSLQVLCRLLKSDEIWVPNELERHKLAKQVLIDWKIARVKVANTPTDSAASKRHKLKFTSAHKSIRSRSLRCNKLNSKISRGTKRKGSPVCSNEISSPQEKEVDSETDLQKLKRLWEENAADPSYGSQDDFDMCIDLFTGNGIIYAHMEVDELFSVKKELEDANLPSDAINDSIWQNALLNKHLVRLGESHTRGTSSDDDDLEMDDDEDDDDEDDDEDDEDEDEDEVDYDEEEESSDRDSDDSSSRNAVTTESPKRSRVESCSLVCFSCLELDSPESVESKRRKTTSGFTWAAKPDIGMRLKDFPPFRFGVEYIWKDKKWNLDPKHKSLFYAGSLWTIAVTYELDNGWHFGVYCQSRKNVFDAYPYSDTRKKVRFMARLHLKTASGLWRVTGTGLRGDSRNSVGMQLTAKDIVQDEPLRISAAVQLIDD, encoded by the exons ATGCCAGAAGAAGCCGGATTAGAAATGACGGCGGCCGCCACTACAGGCGGAGCAGCAGCAGCATCGGTACTATCGTCAGAAGACGCGGCCGCCACAGCGCTGTGCGACCACATACGGAAAAAGGGCTTCCAATCTCACATATTCTCAGACATAACAATTTCCTTCCTCTCCAAAGATTACCCTTTGCATAAGATCGTCTTATCCCAAAGCTCATATTTTTTGTCCCTTTTAGCGGGGCCGTGGAAAGAGCACGGCAAGGCCAAGATACAGCTTCAAATTGACGATTCCAATGTCACTGCACAGGGGCTCGAAATTGCGCTCGCTTATCTGTATGGCGTCACACCCGTCTTGAACGAGCAGAATGTCGTGGCTGTGTTGGCGGCGGGGTGTTTTCTCTGCCTGGACAATCTTTGTGATATGAGCGTGCATTTTATTGTTGGTGATTTGAGGGTTGAGACGTTTCTGACTTACCAGACGTTGTCGGAGCGACATTGTTACGGGAAGCATGTGGAGACTGTGAGGGCTGCCTGCTGGTCTTTTCTTTGCTCTCATGCTGCCAGAGAGCTGCTGCATGTCTTGCCAAAGCTGTCTCTTCAG GTTCTCTGTCGGCTTCTTAAGTCTGATGAGATTTGGGTTCCAAATGAATTAGAAAGGCATAAACTTGCAAAACAGGTTCTTATAGATTGGAAGATTGCTCGAGTGAAGGTGGCCAATACTCCTACAGATTCAGCAGCCTCAAAAAGACACAAGTTAAAGTTCACATCAGCTCACAAATCAATAAGGAGTAGGAGTTTGCGGTGTAATAAGCTTAATTCAAAGATTAGTAGAGGAACCAAAAGAAAAGGTTCTCCTGTTTGCTCAAATGAGATCTCGTCACCCCAAGAGAAGGAAGTTGACTCAGAAACTGACCTCCAAAAGCTGAAACGGCTGTGGGAAGAAAATGCTGCAGATCCTTCCTATGGATCACAGGATGATTTTGATATGTGTATTGATTTGTTTACTGGGAATGGAATCATATATGCACACATGGAGGTAGATGAGCTGTTTTCAGTGAAAAAGGAACTTGAAGATGCAAATCTACCTTCTGATGCTATAAATGACAGTATATGGCAAAATGCGTTGTTAAACAAACACTTGGTTAGGTTGGGTGAAAGTCACACTCGTGGTACTTCATCTGATGACGACGACTTAGAaatggatgatgatgaggatgacgacgatgaggatgatgatgaagatgatgaggatgaagatgaagatgaggttgattatgatgaagaagaagaatcaaGTGATCGAGATTCTGATGATTCAAGTTCAAGGAATGCAGTGACTACTGAATCACCCAAGAGATCACGGGTTGAAAGCTGTTCACTGGTTTGCTTCTCATGCTTAGAGTTAGATAGTCCCGAGTCAGTTGAATCAAAGAGAAGGAAGACAACAAGTGGCTTCACATGGGCAGCCAAGCCAGATATAGGAATGCGACTAAAAGATTTTCCTCCTTTCAGATTTGGGGTGGAATATATTTGGAAGGATAAAAAATGGAATTTGGATCCTAAGCATAAAAGTCTCTTTTATGCTGGTTCCTTGTGGACGATTGCTGTCACTTATGAATTGGATAATGGCTGGCATTTTGGAGTGTATTGTCAGAGCAGGAAAAATGTTTTTGATGCATACCCTTATTCTGATACTAGGAAGAAGGTACGGTTCATGGCAAGGCTACACCTTAAGACAGCTTCAGGATTGTGGCGAGTTACTGGAACTGGTCTACGAGGTGACTCAAGAAACTCAGTTGGAATGCAATTGACGGCAAAAGATATTGTCCAGGATGAGCCTTTGAGAATTTCAGCTGCAGTTCAACTGATTGATGATTGA